DNA from Deltaproteobacteria bacterium:
CCCGTGGAAGAGGTAGGTCCGGTCGGGCACCCGCGCCATCAGGCCGTCGCGGCACTCCACGATCGTGTCGAGGGTCGGCACCACCACGTTCGCGGCGCCGACCTGCCGCGCCACCTCGATCGCCTCGACGATGACGCGCGGGCTCGTGAACGGCCGGACGCCATCCTGGACCAGGACGATCTCGCACGGCTCGATGGCCGCGAGCCCCGCGCCCGACGAGCCCTGCCGCGTGCTCGCGCCCGCCACCATGCGGCGCACCTTGAGGAAGCCGTAGGTATTGACGATGTCGTAGTAGAGCTGCTCGTAGCGCTGATTCACCACGAGCGTGACGTCGTCGACGAGGCCGAGGCTCTCGTAGGTCTCGAGGACGTACGCGAGAATCGGTTTCCCGTGCACCTGCACGAACTGCTTCGGAATGAAGCTCCCCGTGAAGCGGCTGCCGCTCCCCCCGGCGAGGATGATGGCGCGCACGCCCTTCCCCTTCGCGACGGTCGGATCCTTCGGGGCGTCCGCGGGGCGCGACGCGCCGCCCGCCCCTGCGCCGTTGCTCCCGGCGCCGCTTCCGTTGGCGGCGGCCTGCGGGCCGCCGCCGCGCTCGCGCGCGAAGGCCGCCTTGATGTGCTCGAGCTCGTACGTGGTCGGCATGGATTCTCCTTCAGAGCAGCTGCTGGCGCCGCGGGATCGCGCCGCGGCGGTAGACGTAGAGGAAACGCACGACCGCGCCCGCCGGCATGAGGAAGGCGAACGCCCACAGCACGGCCGCGTGCGCGCTCCCGATCCCGGGCAGCCCGGCCGGCACGAGCGCGTCGACGAGCCGGGCGATCACGACGTAGGTGAGAAACGCCGTCAGCCCGCGCACCATCACCAGCAGGATGCGCAGCCGTCCGCGCCAGCGTCCGCCGGCGCTGCGCTCCGGGGCGGCGACGTAGCGATCCTCGACGTCGTCGACCGCGCCGCCCTTGGCGCGGTACCACGAATCGACCGCGGCCTTGTCGACCATCAGGCCGAAGGCGGCCGCGAAGCCGAGGATCAGCGCCGTCGGATCGCCGACGCGCCGGTAGAACCCGAGCGCGGCGCAGAAGACGAAGAGCGGGAAGGTGATGCGGTCGGTGACGAGATC
Protein-coding regions in this window:
- a CDS encoding CDP-alcohol phosphatidyltransferase family protein, producing MNGETMELTLDDVKRGAKREEFRAGVQMRILMPRLSVHVTRWVLLHTRLRPDQITTLSFVVGLASVAAFASTSPWVLLLGLVGFHVHVLLDYVDGEVARCRQQTSVSGAYYDLVTDRITFPLFVFCAALGFYRRVGDPTALILGFAAAFGLMVDKAAVDSWYRAKGGAVDDVEDRYVAAPERSAGGRWRGRLRILLVMVRGLTAFLTYVVIARLVDALVPAGLPGIGSAHAAVLWAFAFLMPAGAVVRFLYVYRRGAIPRRQQLL
- a CDS encoding 2-C-methyl-D-erythritol 4-phosphate cytidylyltransferase, coding for MPTTYELEHIKAAFARERGGGPQAAANGSGAGSNGAGAGGASRPADAPKDPTVAKGKGVRAIILAGGSGSRFTGSFIPKQFVQVHGKPILAYVLETYESLGLVDDVTLVVNQRYEQLYYDIVNTYGFLKVRRMVAGASTRQGSSGAGLAAIEPCEIVLVQDGVRPFTSPRVIVEAIEVARQVGAANVVVPTLDTIVECRDGLMARVPDRTYLFHGQAPQAFRYEVLIEAHRRAAQSDVSGATDDAQLVLAAGGRVGVVEGSYSNFKITTHEDFLFASRLVERERAGDGSRW